From the genome of Ralstonia insidiosa:
TCGGGCGACGGGAACACCCTGGACGGTTTGGATGGGGAAGGTTTCCCCTGTGATTTTCCCGGTCGATTTGCATGCAGGGCACGTTGCGACGTCTCCCCACAATGCAGCAGACTTGCCGTCGATGGTCATGAATGAGCCACCGCCGCCGGTAATTATTACGCCCCCTGTTGTCGTTCTATCGCCGACGACTGCACACGCTCGCGACATAAGCCCCGCCTTCCATAACGCCGGAATGATTGCCGTCCTCGAGAACGGCGGCCGTTAATGTGAGTCAGCTCGGGGTGTATGACAATTGAATCTTCTTCAGACCTGTTCTTAGCACCTACAAGTGGGCTGTGGCAACCACGAACCCATCTTCAACGGCTGGCGCAGCTTTCCCCAAGCGTCAGTAAGAACTCAGGGCGACTGGGGCCATTCTGCTACACGAGGCTTGGCTGTCAGGTCAAAGCCGCCTCGGGGCAATTCCTTCGCGAGAAGGTCCGAACGCTAGGCTAAAGGACCACGCCGGATTGCTGCTGGTCGAGAGAAATGGTCGCGATGATGGATTCAAACTCCACCATCAAATCCGGATGGCGCTGGGCAACATACTGCCGCGCCGATTCGTTCTCGAGGAGCTTCGCGAGATACCCTTTCGCAAGCACCAGATTCAATACGTCTTGACCGTAGGTCTGTTCCACGAGCTTGTACTGCCCCTGCAGATTGCTCATTTCCTGCTCCATCTTTGCCATCTGCTCCGGGCTGACTCCGGTCAGCTTGTGAGGCTTTTTTCCCTCCACAAGACGCGCCGCTGGTGTGGCCACCAACAACGCCTCGGCATAGGAGACGGACACGTTGTTCGCTGCCACCATAAGCTCCACGCATTCGACCTGGCGCGTGGGCTTCATTTTGCGAAGGGCACGAACGAGCTCCGGCGAAAACTGACGGTCTCCGAGCAGTTCGGCGGCTTCTGGGCAAATGCCGTCTAGCAACGACATCCTTTTTACAATCTGAGAGACGTCGACGGAAAGCGCTTTCGCCAATCGCTCAGGCGAGACACCTCGGTCAATGACGCGCCGTATCATGTAGTGCTCCTGAATGGTCGACAGGCGATTGACACGGTTGTTATACGTGTAGCTCTCGTCATCGGTAGCCACAAGGCAGGCCACCTGCTCGTATCCCAGGTCCTGAATAGCAAGTAAGCGCAGATGCCCATCCAGCAGGACATGCTGCCCGGAAGACTGGTCTGCAGGCGTGACAGAGAGTGGTTCGATGAGGCCCACCTCCGCAATGGAGGTTCTTATCTGTTGAAACTTGCGCGATTCCAGTACAGGCGCCGGTATTCTGCGTGACGGCAGGATGCTGGCCACGGGCACGGACAAGGGCTCGGGGATGAACCCGAGAGTTATGCCAGTCATGTGCCACTTCCGGCGGGCCAGACGCGCTCGGCAAGGTACTTCGGCAGGCTAGCCAAGCCCTCGGCACGCAGCAGATTGACGAAGTTCTCATCGGCAAACAGTTGTCGCAAGGCGCCGACCACAAATAGCAACCGCTGTTGCGTGAACTCGGCTTTTCTCACCATGGCCTTCTGGCGCTCCACCTCGCGTTCATACGTCCGCACCAGGCTGGACGTCGTGACCGCGGCGGACGTGTGCGTCATATTGCGGGCTGCGCTTCGCCCGAGTGCCTTTCGGCGCTCGATGACGCGGCGAGCGTTCATCAGTTGCTTGCCCCGCAATTTTCCCGACTCATAGGCCTCCTGGAGTGCCGCCTGGATTTCAGCGTCGTCGTTGCCGGCCCCGACAATCGTGAGGGCCGCGTTCAAGGGGACGAGCCCCTTCTCTACCGCCACCACGAGTCTCTCTTCACCCTGGCGCAGCAGGGTGAGGATGCCTTGGACGTAAGTTGGCGTGAGACCGGTCTTTTCGGCAATGACCTTCGGCGCGTATCCCTGGTCCTGCAATTGCCGAATGCCGGCCAGCCGTTCGAGCGGACGGCACTGTCTGCGCGCGATGTTTTCCGTCAGGCTCATGACGAACGCGTCCTCGTCGCTCACGCTTACAACGAGTGCTGGGATAGTTTCTTCGCCGAGCGAGCGGAACGCCTTCAACCGTCCTTCACCGCATACCAGCAGGTATTTCTCGATGCCACCCGCCGTCGCTCGCGGCGTGACCACGATGGGCTTCTTGAGGCCGATGGTCTTGATGTTGTCGACGATTTCTTTGAACACTCGACCATTGCGCTCTCGCGGATTGATGACTTCAATTTGGGCGACGGGGACCATCCGGATTTCGCCGAGCTGCTGCGAGTTCATGCCACTCTCCTGAGCCGGGCGCGCGCAGCCATGCCATAGAGGTAGTCCAGCGTGTCGAAGCGATAACTCTCGAACTCGATTGGATTTTGGTCGGCGAGGTGAATGCGCGGTTGTCCAAAATCCAGGCGTGGCAGCAGGTAGTAGTCCAGCGCTGATGCGTTGGCTTGGTCGAGCCGCACCGCCACCGTGATGTCCGGCAGGAGGCTTGTGTCGAAGCGGACCTTCCAATGATTTCGGCCATTTTCATGCGCCTGGCAACGCGCGAGTACGATGCAGGCCGTGAACTCATCATTGACCGTCAGCAGGTCGGTCGCCGGGTCGCGTATGACTGCGCCGCCCAAATCCGCGATTTTCTGCTCCGTCTGCGCGATGATTTCCGGATGCAGCTGCCGCAGGAAACGGTTGGTTTCAATGTATCGATAGTCTCGACCAGGGGTAAAACCGACCGTCTGGTAGGCGCGAATCAAACTGCCAAAGCGGTACACATAGACGGATGTGGAAGGCATGCCATCCGTTTCATCAATTACGACGCCGGACAAAAAACCGCGGCTCCGGTACAGGTTGCGCAGTCGTTCGATGAGCTCCTCATTTGAGTAGCGACGCGCTCTCGCTCGCATAATCCCTTGCGCCGTGTAGAACGTTTCGCTCGGCACAATGCCCTGAAATGCGCCTTCTTTTCGAATCCACATATCAGGTGTGTTGGTCACGCGTAGTTTTTTCAGTTTGAACGACACCCGGTTGTAGACGTTGTTACCGATGTATTTCTCGTTCGTTAATACCTCCCGCACGGTAGCTCGCGTCCACTCCCGGTTCAGGTCCGTCCGCACACGCATGCCATTCAGGCGCGCTGCGATTTCATGTTCGTCCAGCGACGCATTGATAAACCAGTCGTAGACTAGGTTGACGATTCGCACCTCGCTGTCCGGGCCCGGCATCAGGACGACTCGGTCGGTTTGAAGGCTTTTGCGTTCACCACGGCACAGCTCTGCCTTCATGAGACCGTGCTCATCGACCAAAACCCGGCGCAGCCCGTAGCCGGCGGGTCCTCCTTGCCGGAAGCCCATCTCAATCAAGCGGCATTGGCCGGCAAACACCTTCGCGGACAGTTCCCGGCTGTATTCGCCGGCCATCGCCCGCTTTACCCCTTTCACGATGGTCGAAACGGGGGAGCCATCGTTCTCGAACTGCTCGGCGCAGTACGCCACCTGGATGCCAGCGCGGCGGCAAATGTACTCGTAATACGCGCTTTCATCGGCATCCTGGAACCGCCCCCATCGACTCACGTCATAGACCAGGATGACCGAGAAATCGGCCTTGCCATTGGTCACATCGGCGATGAGGTTCTGCAGCGCCTGGCGCCCATCGATGCGGAGCCCGCTCTTGCCTTCATCGGCATACGTGCGGACGATTTCGAATCCGCGGCGGGCTGCGTAGTCGCGGATTTTGTCGCGCTGGTTCTCGGTCGAATACTGCTGGTGCTCAGTCGACATGCGGACATACTCCGCCGCCCGTCCTCCAGAGGAGCCGGCTCCAACTGCAGCAGCAGCGGTATTGGATGACATTTTTCACTCCGCAACTCAGGCATAGGCCGCGGCAGGCACCGAGGGTGTGGGGCCTCATGCTCACGCGCCACGATTTCACATCAGGCGGTGGCGTTCGAAAACGAACTTTGGTGAGGCCAGCGTAGCAGGCACGGCGCCAATGAGAATCACGTCATCTCTTTGCAATCACTCCGGCGGCCCTGTCGGCGCAGACAGCACGGCGATGTGGACGGTCCACGCGTCCATCTTTGCAACGCGGCTTTCATCCGCATGAGACAACACGTAGAAGCCAGAACCCAGCGGCCAACGGCGCCCGATGACGTCCATCTTTGCAATCGGCCTGCAACTCCGCCGTGCATTGCGCATCCGCTGCATGCTGCGGTTGCGCTCGCGGTACGCCGGATGTGCAGCCCGATACTCGCGCCAATAGCCTGAGTGGCCGGCGCGCCATTTCGCTTGCGCCCGGGCTTGGTTGTCGCGGTAGTCCTTGTCGATGCGGAGCCGGTGGTTCTGCCAGTCGCGCCGGCGAGCACGCTGGCAAGCCTCCGATGAGCAGTAACGCTGGTGAGGAACATGCGGCAACGGGACGAACGCGTTACCACAGGCGAGACATAGGCGGGTCGATTTCATAAGCCACCCTCCAGGCCGGGTTGCGATGGGCGGGTGGGACGGGTGGGTCTCGACCGGCCACGGAAATCACTGGCCTGAGACGGGGTAGAGATGGGGGAGACAACTCGGTAGCTGCCTCGCCAAACGACCATCGCAATTTGCTAGACGCGATAGCGGGCCAGTCGCGGAAACTTAGACATTTCCGGAGCGCCGGCGTGCATCGAAGGAGGGTTCGCTCACGAGTGCAATTTGCTAAAATTGCCTTGTTTCAAGCGCAATTCTTGCGGCGGCCAATACAAACCTTGGCGACAGCTGCTGATGGGATGGCTCCGTTCCATCGCGCGCTCCCGCGCGCATCGAAGCTGGTCGGGGAAGGAAGTTCTCGGGTTATGCGTCGACTTTTCTCGCCTTTTGCTTCCCCGTTGGCTTGAACGCCTTGTCCCACAAGGGGCAGTTTCTCGGGTTATGAATCCATCTACAGTCGCCGCAGATATGGTGTCTTTGCTTGCCGAGCGACGCTCTGGAGGACTTCCCGCGCTGCTGTGATGCTGCGAATCGCGACGCCAGCCAGCAGAAGCCACACCGCGGCGATGACCCCGAAGAATCCGCACAGAGTGCCGCAACGCCTGGGTTCATGCCAGGCCGTCCCAAATCGGTGCCACCACGCACCAACTCCAAGCCGCCGATGCCCCCATCGGGCAGCGCGCGCCTCACGCATGGGCATCGCCCAGGCAACCAACGCCTCGCCAACCCGCACAAACGCCATTTTTTGCTGCATGGCACAAAACTCGCATAAGCCGTGGGCGACCGGTCAGACCACGACCGTGTCTTTCCCCCATTTCGGCCCATGCACAGCATTCCCTCTTCCGTTGCGCAAGCACTCCAGCAAGGCATCCTGAGCGGCGCTTACCCCAGCGGTAGCCGTCTGCCGCCGCAGCGTGAGCTGGCAGAAAGCCTGGGCGTAAGCCGCGCGTCGTTGCGCGAGGCGCTCACGGTGCTCGAGACGCTGGGCCTGGTCGACATCCTGCCCAGCCGGGGCGTGGTGGTGCGCGGCCCGCAGGTGGGCGCCGATCGGGCAAGTGCCGATCGCCTGCATCGCCCGTTTGCCACGCCCGCGCTGGGCACGCTGTCGCCGCGTCAATTGATTGAGCTGCGCCTGGTGCTGGAGCCCGGCTGGACGGCGGTGGCCGCCGCGCGCATGCAGGCCGCCGGGCTGCGCCACCTGCAATGGCTGCAGCAGCAGTTGGCCCATGCGCTGGCGCGCAATGACCTGCTGAGCGCGGCCGAGGCGGATTTGCACTTTCACATGCTGCTGGCGCAGTTGTCGGGCAACCCGGGCCTGATGGCGATGGCGGGCCAGCTGGAGCACGCCATCGGCCACAGCCTGCGCCTGCCGTTTGCCCGCAACGGCGCAGACGACCACCCCGCGCACGAGCACGACGCCATCGTGCAGGCCATTGCCGCGGGCGATGCCGCCGCCAGTGCAGAAGCCATGCGCGCCCATCTGCTGTCATCCGCACGCCGCAGCGGTATCGATCTGGCCGCGTCTGATCGCGCGGTTGCCGATCCCGTTTCCTTTCGCCTTGTGTCGCCTGTCTCGATTTCTGAAGGAGTTCTTGAATGACCCGCATCGCCGCTTTCCCCCGCTTGCACCACACCTCGCGCCGCACCTTCCTCCACGCCGTCATGGCGGCCAGCGCGGTGGTCGCGTTGCTGCCGGGCCGCCCGGCGCATGCCGACGTGCTGGCCAACATCCAGAAGGCGGGCGTGATCCGCGTGGCGATCCCGAATGACTTTCCGCCGTTCGGCTCGCTGGGGCCGGATCTCAAGCTGCAGGGCTATGACATCGACATGGCCAACCTCGTCGCCAAGGAGCTGGGCGTCAAGGCCGAGCTGGTGCCCGTCACCAGCACCAACCGCATTCCGTTCCTGACCACCGGCAAGGTGGACATCGTCATCTCCAGCCTGGGCAAGAACGCCGAGCGCGCCAAGGTGATCGACTTCACGCAGGCGTATGCGCCGTTCCCCAAGAGCGTGTACGGCCCGAAGGATGCGTCGATCAAGAAGCCGGCGGACCTGGCCGGCAAGACGATCGGCGTGACGCGCGGCTCGACGGAAGACCTGGCCCTCTCGGCCGTGGCGCCGGCCTCGGCCACCATCAAGCGCTATGAAGACAACAACGCCACCGCGCAGAGCTACCTGATCGGCCAGGTGCAGTTGGTGACGGTGGGCAACATCGTGGCCAATGCGGTGAACGAGCGCACGAAGCTGCGCCAGCTCGACCTGAAGTTCCCCGTGGAAGACACGCCCTGCTATGTGGGCGTGGCCAAGGGCGAGCCCGCGCTGCTCGACAAGGTGAACGCCGCCATCACCAAGCTGAAGACGGACGGGCGCCTGAACGATCTGTCGCAGCGCTGGATCAAGATGCCGCTGCCCGCCCAACTGTAAAACCGTAAGCATGTCAGCACGCCAGGCGTGCACGGGCCCGCATGCTGCGGAGCCCGGGCATGGCCTGGCGCGTGGAGTTTCGTTATGGCTTATCAATTCGACTTTGGCGCGGTGTTCGATTACAGCGGCCAGCTGGCGCAGGGTGTGGGCTTTACGCTCGCGCTCACCGCGGCGGGCGCGGTGGCGGGCGGTGCCATCGGCGTGGCCGGGGGCGTGTGCCGCGCCTGGCGCATCCGGCCCTTCAACGCGCTGTTCAAGGTGTATGTGGAGGCCATCCGCAATACGCCGTTCCTCGTCCAGCTGATGTTCGTGTTCTTCGGCTTGCCCTCGCTGGGGGTGCAGATCAACGAGTGGCAGGCGTCCGTGCTGACGGTGGTGGTCAACCTGGGCGCGTACATCACCGAGATCGTGCGCGCGGGCATTCAAGAAACACCGCGCGGCCAGCTGGAAGCGGCCAATGCGTTGGCGATGAGCCGCTGGGCGATCTTCCGGCACGTGGTGCTGCGGCCGGCGTTGCAGAAGGTGTGGCCCGCGCTGAGCAGCCAGATCGTGATCGTGATGCTGGGCACGTCGGTGGTCTCGCAGATTGCCGCGCAGGATCTGACCTTTGCCGCCAACTTCATCCAGTCGCGCAACTTCCGCGCGTTTGAAACCTACCTGATCGTCACCGCGCTGTACTTTGCGCTGGCGTTGCTGCTGCGTCAGTTGCTGGCGTGGGTGGGGCAGCGCTTTGTCGTGGTGCGCCGGGTGCCGGCCGGGCCGGTGGCTGCGCGCACCGTGACCACCACGCCTGTGGAGACCGCAGCATGATCGCCGACATCCCTCTGTTGCCCATTCTCCTCAAGCTGGGGGAAGGGCTGCTCGCCACGCTCATGCTGTCGCTCATGGCCTTTGTGCTGGGCGGCACGGCGGGCTTGATAGTGCTGTTTGCCCGCGTGGGTCGCAACGCCGGCTTGCAGCGCGTGAGCAAGGCGTACATCCAGCTCTTCCAGAACACGCCGCTGCTCATGCAGATGTTCATCGTGTTCTTCGGCGCATCCATGGCGGGCTTTGAGATGTCGCCGTGGACGGCCGCCGCCATCGGCCTGACGCTGTACACCAGCGCCTACCTGGCCGAGGTGTGGCGCGGCTGTGTGGAAGCCATTCCGCGTGGGCAGTGGGAAGCGTCTTCCAGCCTGGCGATGGGGTACTTCCAGCAGATGCGGCATGTGGTGCTGCCGCAGGCCGTGCGGCTGTCGATCGCGCCCACCGTGGGGTTCTCCGTGCAGATCGTCAAGGGCACGGCGGTGGCCTCCATTATCGGGTTTGAAGACCTGTCCAAGCTGGGCTCGGTGCTGGCCAACGCCACGTTCCAGCCGTTCCTTATCTATGGGCTGGTGGCGCTGGCGTATTTCGCGCTGTGCTGGCCGCTGTCGCTCTGTGCCTCTCATCTGGAAAAGAAGCTCTATGCCGCTCGTTGATCTGTGCGCCGTACACAAGCATTACGGCAACAACCATGTGCTCAAGGGCGTGGACCTGCGCGTCGAAAGCGGCCAGGTGGTCGCCATCATCGGGCGCAGCGGCTCGGGCAAGAGCACGCTGCTGCGGTCCATCAACGGGCTGGAGGCCATCGACGACGGCCAGATCGTGGTCGACAACGCGGTGCTCCAGGGCTCGCAGGCCACGCCCGCGCAGTTGCGCGCGCTGCGCTTGAACGTGGGCATGGTGTTCCAGCAGTTCAACCTGTTTCCGCACCTCACGGCGGGTGAGAACGTGGCGCTGTCGCCCGTGGTGGTCAAGGGCATGAAGAAGGCCGAGGCCAATGACCTCGCGCGCCAGATGATGGCCAAGGTGGGCCTGGCCGATAAGTTTGATGCGTACCCCGACCAGCTCAGCGGCGGGCAGCAGCAGCGCGTGGCCATTGCGCGCGCACTCGCCATGCAGCCGAAGGTGCTGCTGTGCGATGAGATTACGTCTGCGCTAGACCCGGAGCTCGTCAACGAGGTGTTGGCCGTGGTGAAGCAACTGGCCGCCGAGGGCATGACGCTGATCATGGTCACGCATGAGATGCGCTTCGCGCGGGATGTGGGCGATCAGCTCGTGTTCATGCACCAGGGGCTGATCCATGAAAGCGGCCCCGCCAAGGACGTGTTTGCCAACCCCAAGACGGCGGAGCTGGCGGCGTTTATTGGCGCGGTGCAGTGAGCCTGCGCACCATGCGTCCACACTAGCCATCACAGCACCACAGCAAGTCGGCGCCTGTGGCGGGGCGGGGGTATCACCCAACGGGTGCCATGCCACGCCCCCGGCGTCGAGCCCGTGCGCGATAGGCCATCTGCGATAATCCCGCCCTCCCGCCTCTGCTTCCCCACCATGGTTGTCCGCCCCCACCTGCACTGGTTCCGCATGCTGCTTGCATGGCGCGGTTCCGTTCTGCCGCAGCTTCTGCCGCGCCTGTTCCTGATCTTCTGTATCTCGCTGGTGGCCATGGCGGTGCATGCGCATTGGCTGCCCATCTCCGTCAACCTGAGCACCACGCCCTTCTCGCTCGTCGGCATTGCGCTGGCGGTGTTCCTGGGCTTTCGCAACAACGCCAGTTATGACCGCTATTGGGAGGCCCGCAAGCTCTGGGGCCAGTTGCTCAATTGCGCGCGTGCGCTCACGCGTCAGGCGCTGACGTTGCCGTCGCAGTTGCCGCAGGGCGCGGTGTCCGCAGACGATGTGCGCGAGTTCACGCAGGTGCTGAGCGCGGTGCCGCATGCGCTGCGCCACCAGTTGCGCCGTACGGACCCACGTGAAGACCTGGCCACCCGTCTGCCCGCGCCGCTGCTCGATCGCGTGATGGCCGCGCGCTACCGGCCCGCCATGCTCACGCTGTGGCTGGGCGAGTGGGTGCAACGCCGGACGCAACGCAACCCGCAACGCGACCCGCAGCACAACGGCCAGGCCGGTGCGTTGGATGGCTATGCCGCGCTGGCGTTTGATCGCAGCCTGACCGAGCTGACCAACGCCATCGGCGGGTGCGAGCGCATTGTTTCAACACCGCTGCCGTTTGCGTACTCGGTCATGATCCACCGCACGGTGTACTTCTTCTGCGCAGCACTGCCGTTTGGGCTGGTGCAGAGCATCGGTATTTTCACGCCGGTGTTTGCGGTGTTTGTGGCGTACACCTTCATGGCGCACGAGGCCATCGCCTCGCAAATCGAAGAGCCTTTCGGCACCGAAGACAACGACCTTGCGCTCAACGCCATGTCCATCGTGATTGAAGACGCCGTGCGTGACCTGATGGGCGAGCCGAGCCTGCCCAGCGGCAGCGCGGGGCAGCGCGTCATCTTCGATTGAGATCGCGCTGGCGTGCTGGGCTGGGCGCGGCCCAGTCCAGTCGAGCCCAGTCCAGTCGGCAGGGCGCCGGTATTACGCCGTCAGCGCCGCAGGCGCGTGCCAGCTGGTCCAGGCGGCCGGGCCGATGGGCGCGGCGGTGTGCGTGTCTTCAGCGGTGGCGGCCATCAGCTGGCTGAGCGCAACCCCGAACAGGCTGGCGCAGGTGTTGTGCAAGGTGCGGGCAGATCGCAGGCCGGTGCGCCGGGCAAGCTGTTCCAGCGCCTCGGTGGGGCAGGCGGTGTTCCCTTCCAGCGCGGCCAGTGCGTAGAGCGCCCGCGCGGCCCGCTGCTCGCGTACCAGTGCAAGCAGCGCTTCGCCTTCGGCAAACAGGCGGGCGCGCACCTGTCGCGGGCCGATCTGCCAGCACTCGCTCAGCAATGCCGCGTTCCACGCCTGCGCGGGGTGTTCGAACACCAGGTTGGCCAGCGTGCGTGACCAGGGCTTGTCGTGGTGGATGGCCGCCATGCGCGGGCAACCGGCATCGGGCACGGCCACCAGCGAGATGGCGCTGGGCTGCCACAGCGTGCCCGGCAGTTCGCAGCCGAAATGCGCGAAGGCGGGCACCACAAACGGGTCACCCGGGCGCACCTCGCGCCGGCCATTCGCATCGCGCAGGCAGGCGGTGCCCTGCTCGGCCTGCACGCGCACCGCAAAGGGAAAGCGCAGGCGCGAGATGCGAACGTGGGCACGGCTGATGAGCGGCATGGGGGCGCGGCAGGAAACGGCAGAGAACAGCGGGCAAACCAACGGCCCGCCACTGTTGCAGGATTCTAGGCCTGCGCGCAACCCGGGCAATGTCGTTCCGGTGACACTGCGCGGTGTTGCACTACAACTCGGAGAGACCGAAGAGGCGCAATCCTGGCAGATCGGTCACGCGAATGGTCTGGTACGACAGCGTGATCAGCCCGGCTTCGGCCAGCCGCCGCAGCGCCTGGTTCACGCGCTGGCGTGAGAGCCCCGTCAGCAGCCCGATCTCTTCCTGCGACAGCTCCAGCACGGTGCTCGTGCGTGGGTACAAGGCGGGGTGGAAGAGCTGCGCAATCGCTTGCGCCACGCGCGCATCGGCGCTGAGCAGCCGGTCGTTCTGCACGGTGGCGATGAACTGCCCCATGCGCTCGTTGAGCTGGCGGACCACGAAGCTGGCAAACGGCAGGCTCTGCGCGAGCAGCGTGTTGAACACGGGCTCGGGCACCAGCAGCACGTGCGAGGTGCGGATGGCGATGACGTCGTAGCGGCGGTCTTCGCGCTTGATGACGCTGCCCTCGCCGCACCAGCCGCCTTCGGGCACGCCCGAGAACGTACAACCGCGCCCGTCGGCGGTGTACACGGCCAGCTTGATGAGGCCGCTGTCCACACCGACCCAGTAGCGCGAGGGCTCGCCGCGGCGGGCGATGAAGGCGCCGGGCTCGAACTGCTGGAGCAGGGTCTCGCGCGCGGCCAGCGCCTGGTGTTCGGGCGCCAGCGCGGTGAACCATGCGTGGAGCGGCAACTGCGTGGTGGGCGACAGGGTGTCGGGTGCGGTCATGGCAAAGGCGGGTGGGTGAGGGCGCGTGGGGCTCCGCCTTCGCTTTGTAAGAATCCTGTCAGCCTTTGTCTGGCTTGGGTTTCCGGGTGGTTTGTCATCCGGATGACAGAGTGCGGGAGCTGCCCGATGATAGCGTTGGCCCATCTAAAAGCAACAGCGGCAACAGCGGCAACCGTGGCCCCAGCGCCCGTCGTGCCCGCCGCACCGGAGACCCAGCCATGCCCACCGACTTCGATACCGGCCTCGCCCGCAACGCGGCCAACTTCGTTCCCCTCACCCCGATCGAGTTCCTGGCCCGCGCGGCCGACGTCTATGGCGACCGGCTAGCCATCGTGCATGGCTCGGTGCGGCAGAACTGGCGCGACACCTATACCCGTGCGCGCCGCATGGCCAGTGCGCTGGCGCAGGCGGGTGTGGGGCGCGGCGATACGGTGGCCGCGCTGTTGCCGAACACGCCTGCGATGGTGGAAGCGCACTTCGGCGTGCCAATGGCCGGGGCGGTGCTCAACGCGCTCAACATCCGCCTGGATGCCGCCAACCTCGTCTTCATGCTGCGCCATGGCGAGGCGCGCGTGCTGCTGGCCGATACCGAGTTTGCTGACCTGGCCCGGCAGATGGCGCTGGAGATTCCCGGCCTGAAGGTGATCGCTGTGCACGACGCGCTGGGCCCGCAGGCCGAGCCGTTTGGCGAGACCGACTACGAGTCCTTCCTTGCCTCGGGCGATCCGCACTACGCGTGGCAACTGCCGGTGGATGAGTGGGATGCGATTGCGCTCAACTACACCTCGGGCACCACGGGTGACCCGAAGGGCGTGGTCTATCACCATCGCGGCGCGGCCATCAACGCGGTGTCGAACATCCTGGAGTGGGATCTGCCCAAGCACCCGGTCTATCTGTGGACGCTGCCGATGTTCCACTGCAATGGCTGGTGCTTTCCGTGGACGATCGCGGCGCGTGCGGGTGTCAATGTCTGCCTGCGCAAGTTCGAGCCCAAGGTGGTGTTCGACCTCATGCGCGATGAAGGCGTGACGCACTACTGCGCCGCGCCCATCGTGCACACCGCGCTGGTCAACGCGCCGCCGTCGTGGCGTGAAGGCCTGCGCGGGCCCGTGCGCGGCATGGTGGCCGGTGCGCCGCCGCCCGCCGCCGTGCTGGCGCAGATGGAGGCGATGGGCTTTGAGCTGACGCACGTCTACGGCCTGACCGAGGTGTA
Proteins encoded in this window:
- a CDS encoding plasmid partitioning protein RepB C-terminal domain-containing protein; this translates as MTGITLGFIPEPLSVPVASILPSRRIPAPVLESRKFQQIRTSIAEVGLIEPLSVTPADQSSGQHVLLDGHLRLLAIQDLGYEQVACLVATDDESYTYNNRVNRLSTIQEHYMIRRVIDRGVSPERLAKALSVDVSQIVKRMSLLDGICPEAAELLGDRQFSPELVRALRKMKPTRQVECVELMVAANNVSVSYAEALLVATPAARLVEGKKPHKLTGVSPEQMAKMEQEMSNLQGQYKLVEQTYGQDVLNLVLAKGYLAKLLENESARQYVAQRHPDLMVEFESIIATISLDQQQSGVVL
- a CDS encoding ParB/RepB/Spo0J family partition protein codes for the protein MNSQQLGEIRMVPVAQIEVINPRERNGRVFKEIVDNIKTIGLKKPIVVTPRATAGGIEKYLLVCGEGRLKAFRSLGEETIPALVVSVSDEDAFVMSLTENIARRQCRPLERLAGIRQLQDQGYAPKVIAEKTGLTPTYVQGILTLLRQGEERLVVAVEKGLVPLNAALTIVGAGNDDAEIQAALQEAYESGKLRGKQLMNARRVIERRKALGRSAARNMTHTSAAVTTSSLVRTYEREVERQKAMVRKAEFTQQRLLFVVGALRQLFADENFVNLLRAEGLASLPKYLAERVWPAGSGT
- a CDS encoding recombinase family protein — its product is MSSNTAAAAVGAGSSGGRAAEYVRMSTEHQQYSTENQRDKIRDYAARRGFEIVRTYADEGKSGLRIDGRQALQNLIADVTNGKADFSVILVYDVSRWGRFQDADESAYYEYICRRAGIQVAYCAEQFENDGSPVSTIVKGVKRAMAGEYSRELSAKVFAGQCRLIEMGFRQGGPAGYGLRRVLVDEHGLMKAELCRGERKSLQTDRVVLMPGPDSEVRIVNLVYDWFINASLDEHEIAARLNGMRVRTDLNREWTRATVREVLTNEKYIGNNVYNRVSFKLKKLRVTNTPDMWIRKEGAFQGIVPSETFYTAQGIMRARARRYSNEELIERLRNLYRSRGFLSGVVIDETDGMPSTSVYVYRFGSLIRAYQTVGFTPGRDYRYIETNRFLRQLHPEIIAQTEQKIADLGGAVIRDPATDLLTVNDEFTACIVLARCQAHENGRNHWKVRFDTSLLPDITVAVRLDQANASALDYYLLPRLDFGQPRIHLADQNPIEFESYRFDTLDYLYGMAARARLRRVA
- a CDS encoding FadR/GntR family transcriptional regulator; this translates as MHSIPSSVAQALQQGILSGAYPSGSRLPPQRELAESLGVSRASLREALTVLETLGLVDILPSRGVVVRGPQVGADRASADRLHRPFATPALGTLSPRQLIELRLVLEPGWTAVAAARMQAAGLRHLQWLQQQLAHALARNDLLSAAEADLHFHMLLAQLSGNPGLMAMAGQLEHAIGHSLRLPFARNGADDHPAHEHDAIVQAIAAGDAAASAEAMRAHLLSSARRSGIDLAASDRAVADPVSFRLVSPVSISEGVLE
- a CDS encoding transporter substrate-binding domain-containing protein, with product MTRIAAFPRLHHTSRRTFLHAVMAASAVVALLPGRPAHADVLANIQKAGVIRVAIPNDFPPFGSLGPDLKLQGYDIDMANLVAKELGVKAELVPVTSTNRIPFLTTGKVDIVISSLGKNAERAKVIDFTQAYAPFPKSVYGPKDASIKKPADLAGKTIGVTRGSTEDLALSAVAPASATIKRYEDNNATAQSYLIGQVQLVTVGNIVANAVNERTKLRQLDLKFPVEDTPCYVGVAKGEPALLDKVNAAITKLKTDGRLNDLSQRWIKMPLPAQL
- a CDS encoding amino acid ABC transporter permease, with the protein product MAYQFDFGAVFDYSGQLAQGVGFTLALTAAGAVAGGAIGVAGGVCRAWRIRPFNALFKVYVEAIRNTPFLVQLMFVFFGLPSLGVQINEWQASVLTVVVNLGAYITEIVRAGIQETPRGQLEAANALAMSRWAIFRHVVLRPALQKVWPALSSQIVIVMLGTSVVSQIAAQDLTFAANFIQSRNFRAFETYLIVTALYFALALLLRQLLAWVGQRFVVVRRVPAGPVAARTVTTTPVETAA
- a CDS encoding amino acid ABC transporter permease, producing the protein MIADIPLLPILLKLGEGLLATLMLSLMAFVLGGTAGLIVLFARVGRNAGLQRVSKAYIQLFQNTPLLMQMFIVFFGASMAGFEMSPWTAAAIGLTLYTSAYLAEVWRGCVEAIPRGQWEASSSLAMGYFQQMRHVVLPQAVRLSIAPTVGFSVQIVKGTAVASIIGFEDLSKLGSVLANATFQPFLIYGLVALAYFALCWPLSLCASHLEKKLYAAR
- a CDS encoding amino acid ABC transporter ATP-binding protein, whose translation is MPLVDLCAVHKHYGNNHVLKGVDLRVESGQVVAIIGRSGSGKSTLLRSINGLEAIDDGQIVVDNAVLQGSQATPAQLRALRLNVGMVFQQFNLFPHLTAGENVALSPVVVKGMKKAEANDLARQMMAKVGLADKFDAYPDQLSGGQQQRVAIARALAMQPKVLLCDEITSALDPELVNEVLAVVKQLAAEGMTLIMVTHEMRFARDVGDQLVFMHQGLIHESGPAKDVFANPKTAELAAFIGAVQ